In Hydrogenobacter hydrogenophilus, a genomic segment contains:
- a CDS encoding type Z 30S ribosomal protein S14: MPRKAKIAKDIKHFPKYDVRHKNRCPLCGRPRGFIRYFGMCRLCFRELALKGELPGVRKASW, from the coding sequence ATGCCAAGAAAAGCCAAGATAGCTAAGGACATTAAACACTTTCCCAAGTATGATGTTAGACACAAAAACAGATGTCCCCTGTGCGGAAGACCAAGGGGATTTATCAGATACTTTGGTATGTGCAGGCTATGTTTTAGAGAGCTTGCGCTTAAAGGTGAACTACCCGGAGTTAGAAAGGCAAGCTGGTAA